In Rhodococcus qingshengii JCM 15477, the sequence GTGGCCCGCGGCGGGGCCGCGATGACCACTGTCGCCTACTGCGCCGTCTCACCAGGTGGACGAGTCCACCGCGACACCCTTGTCATGGACGAGCGCGCGCTGCCGGGACTACGCAGACTGACCGACGCCGTCCACGCCGAAGGCGCACTTGCTGCGGCGCAGATCGGCCACGCGGGACTGGTCGCCAACACGCTCTCCAACAAGACGAAGACTCTGGCGCCGTCGACCCGGCTGAGTCCGCCCGCGATGGGCCTCGTCAAGGGCGCGACACTCGCCGAACTCGACGGTGTCGTCTCCGACTTCGAACGGACCGCTCGCGTCGCCGTGGACGCAGGATTCGACGCCATCGAGGTCCATCTCGGCCACAACTACCTCCTCAGTTCGTTCATGAGCCCCAATCTGAACAAGCGCCACGATCGATACGGTGGCAGCGTCGCCAAGCGCGCCGAGTATCCGCGTCGAGTCGTCGAAGCGGTGCGACGGGCCGCTGGATCCAGCGTGGCGGTCACCGCGAAATTCAACATGTCCGATGGGGTGCCGAAAGGTCTGTGGCTCGACCAGAGCCTGCCGATCGCCCAGATCCTCGAAGCCGACGGCCACCTCGACGCGATGCAATTGACCGGTGGCAGTTCACTTCTCAACGGAATGTACTTCTTCCGCGGCGAGGTCCCACTGGCTGAGTTTGTCGCCTCCCAACCCAAACTCGTCGGGTACGGGCTGAAGTTCTACGGTCCCAAACTCTTTCCGACGTACCCGTTCGAGGAGGGCTTCTTCCTGCCCTTCGCCCGTCAGTTCCGACAGGCGCTGAGGATGCCACTGATCCTGCTCGGCGGCATCAACCGCGTCGACACCATCGAGCACGCACTGGATGAAGGATTCGAATTCGTCGCCATGGCGCGTGCGCTCCTCAGGGACCCACAACTGGTCAACAAATTCCGAGCCGAGAGCGTCGACGAGGGGTTGTGTATCCACTGCAACAAGTGCATGCCCACCATCTACACCGGCACGCGCTGTGTGGTTCGGGACGCGCTGGTGGTTCGGGAGGCACCGCGCCCCGCCCAGTGAGTCCCGCGCTGTGAGCTGCCGGCTGTGAGCCACTTTCCAGCGGAGTGCGGGAACAACACCCCTTATCCTGGTGTTGATCGGTACGGCTCTCCAAGAAGCGGAGGGTCTGCACTCACTATTGGAAGGCTCGCATGACCACCCAGCTGGAAAACACGCCCGCGGTCCATGACGTCATCATTGTCGGTTCCGGACCGGCCGGATACACCGCTGGTGTCTACACCGCGCGCGCTGAGCTCCAGCCCCTGCTGTTCGAGGGAACCCAGTTCGGTGGCGCCCTCATGACCACCACCGAGGTCGAGAACTTCCCCGGATTCCGCGAAGGAATCATGGGCCCCGACCTGATGGAACAGATGCGTGAGCAGGCACTTCGCTTCGATACCGACATCCGCACCGAGGACGTCGAAGAGATCGACCTCAGCGGCCCGATCAAGACGGTCGTCGCGAACGGCGAAACGTACGCCGCGCACGCGATCATCCTCGCCATGGGCGCGGCAGCCCGTTACCTCGGCATTCCCGGTGAAGAACGCCTCCTCGGCCGCGGCGTCAGCGCCTGCGCCACCTGCGACGGCTTCTTCTTCCGTGACCAGGACATCGTCGTGGTCGGCGGCGGCGACTCCGCGATGGAAGAGGCAACATTCCTGACCCGCTTCGCTCGCTCGGTCACCCTGGTGCACCGCCGCGAGGAATTCCGCGCCTCACGGATCATGCTCGAGCGCGCCAAGGCCAACGAGAAGATCCGCTTCCTGACCAACGCGGAGCCCGTCGAGGTCCTCGGCGAGAACAGCGTCACCGGGCTCGTCGTTCGTGACACCGTCACGGGTGAGACCTCCACACTCGAGATCACCGGCATGTTCGTCGCCATCGGCCATGACCCGCGCAGTGAGCTCGTCAAGGGCCAGGTCGATCTCGACGACGCCGGATACGTGCGCGTCGCTCCCGGTTCCACCGCGACCTCCGTCGACGGCGTCTTCGCTGCCGGTGACCTGGTCGATCACACGTACCGCCAGGCGATCACCGCTGCCGGCACCGGATGCTCCGCAGCAATCGACGCCGAACGCTGGCTGGCCGACCGCGGCGACATCACCGCCAACACGCTCGACGCAGCCGGCCACACGGTCGACGTCGTCGGCGCTCCCTGATTCATCAAGCTGTCGAACCCAACCCTCGAGGAGTAACAGTGTCGAATACCGTCACCATCACCGACGATTCCTTCAAGCAGGACGTCCTGGGCAGCGACAAGCCCGTTCTGGTCGATTTCTGGGCAACCTGGTGCGGCCCGTGCAAGATGGTCGCCCCGGTACTCGAGGAGATCGCCGGCGAGAACAGCGAGAAGCTGACCGTCGCGAAGCTCGACATCGACGCCAACCCGGCGGCCGCCCGCGATTTCCAGGTCATGTCGATCCCGACGATGATCCTGTTCAAGGACGGCAAGCCGATCAAGACGATCGTCGGCGCCAAGGGCAAGGCCGCACTGCTCAAGGACCTCGCAGACGTTCTCTGACGGCTGGATGAGCATCGTGGATTCTCGCAATCCACAGAATTTCTGAGATAATCGATCGATGTGCCTGATCGGGTCTACGACCAGGCACATCGATCGAATTCGTTAACCGATCCGAGAGGCTTTCACGCATGCACAGACTCCGACACGGCGATCACGGCCCGGCCGTCGCCGAGATTCGGGGCACATTGACGAAGCTGGGATACCTCCATCACGGAACTTCCGGTATTCGACGTGAAAGCGCCGACGGTGCCCACTGGGTTGCACCCGACGCCATCTTCGATCATCAACTCGACAGCGCCGTTCGCGCCTTCCAGCAGCAGCGTGGGCTCCTTGTCGACGGCATCGTGGGCCCGGCCACCTATCGGTCACTTCGCGAGGCCTCGTACCGCCTGGGCGCCCGTACGTTGATTTACCAGCTTTCTGCGCCGCTGTACGGCGACGACGTCGCAGCTCTGCAGGCCAAATTGCAGGACCTCGGCTTCTACGCAGGTCGGGTCGACGGTTTCTTCGGCCCGCAGACCCACGAATCTCTCTCGTCTTTCCAGCGTGAAATCGGGATTGCCGCCGACGGTATCTGCGGACCGCAGACACTCCGTTCGCTGGAACTTCTGGGAACCCGCGTCACCGGTGGTTCCCCACATGCGATCAGCGAAGAGGAACTGGTGCGGCGCAAGGGCCCGCAACTGGGCGGCAAGCGCATCGTCATCGATCCAGGCCTCGGTGGTCCGTCCACCGGCACCATCGTCAACGGCATCTCCGAAGCCGACATCCTGTGGGATCTGGCTATGCGCCTCGAGGGGCGGATGGCAGCAACCGGGATGGAAACCTTCCTCTCCCGCCCGCACAACGCCGATCCGAGCGAGGCCGAGCGCGCGCTGACGTCCAACGCATTCGACGCCGATCTGATGATCTCCCTGCGCTGCGACAGCAACTCGAGCCCGTCGGCGAACGGCGTCGCGAGTTTCCACTTCGGAAATTCGCACGGTTCGGTCTCGATGATCGGGCAGGTGTTGACCGGTTTCGTTCAGCGCGAGATCGTTGCGCGAACTCCGTTGCGGGACTGCAGAACTCACGGTCGAACGTGGGAGTTGTTGCGCCTGACCAACATGCCGACGGTACAGATCGATCTCGGCTACCTGTCCAACGCGTCCGACGTTGCGGTACTGACGAATCCGCGGATGCGTGACACCATCGCCGAAGCCATCTTGATCTCGGTCAAGCGGCTGTACCTACTGGGTCAAGACGATCAGCCGACCGGCACCTTCACCTTCGCCGAGCTTCTCGCAGAAGAACTTTCGGTAGCCGACCGCATTTCGTAGGTCCTGCGGTCGGCACCTGCTCACACTCTGGCGAGTTCGCTGATCTCCACCATTTCGAGAGCTGCGGCCTTCAGTAGACGGTCGAGGGCTTCTTCGACGTCGACTTTCCATTCGTGATCTCGATTGAGTTCGAGACGAAGGCGCGGATAACGATGGTGCGGTGCCACGACCTCGAAACCGTAGTCCTCGAGGAACTCGGCACTGATCATGCATTCCGCGGGTGAACATTCCAGAGCTGCCGTTGCACTGGCCACGTCGGAAGCTGGCCCCAAGTCGCCGCTACGGATACCGAATGCCTCGAGCGCACGAACTCCTCGTCGAACCAGATCTGTCACGACAGCGGCCAGCAGGCTCGGCCCAAGTTCTTCTTCTATGCCCGAAGGCTCGAGGCGAAGGCTTGTGAGAAGCACTGCGTCCGAGCTGACCGGGCTGGTGGGAAACAGTTGCGCGCGCGGGATCATGCGGGGAGGGGCGTACAACGCACTGCCGAGCGGCTTTCCGTCGCGGACGGCGACCTGTCCGCACGAACCCCACTCGAGCATGACCATCGACAGCCAGGCTTCCTTCTCGAATTCCTGATCACAGAATCCTCGGGCGTCGTGAAGCGCGCCCGGGTCCATCTCCCAGAACACGCATCGGCGCGCATGGGCGGAAAGCTGATCGAGGCTGTCGAGTGTGAGAGAGGTGATGACGTGAGTCGACACTGACTAACTCACTCTCCGTAGGTCCCCGAAGCGGTTTCGATGCTCGCCCGCCGCTTTTCTCTTCTCCAGGATAGGCCAGCTACGACAAGTCGGCAGTGGCACGAGAGTTGATCGCCCTAATGTATTGCTGTTCAACATCTTTCGTCCCGGTTCAAGATTTCGAGAAGCTCGGACCACCTAGATTTGTCACAGTGACGAAAATAGGTGGTGTGCCCGGTCATCATGATTACGTCACCAAACGGGCATCCGAGTTCTCTACTTGGATTTCTGTGCTTCCATCATTCCGACGATGCGTTGTAGGTCGTCGACCGAGCCGAATTCGACCACAATCTTTCCCTTCCGCTTGCCCAGACTGACAGTCACCCGAGTGTCGAACGAGTCCGACAACCGCTCGGCCACATCCTGCAGACCCGGCATCACGATGGGCTTGCGCTTCTGTGGGGGAGCGATCTCATTATCCGCCCGGTTGGCCAGAGTGACTGCTTCCTCCGTCGCGCGAACAGACATTCCTTCCGCGACGATGCGCGCCGCCATGACCTCCTGAGCGTCGGCACCCGCCTCGAGGGACAGCAGTGCGCGAGCATGGCCGGCCGAAAGTACACCGGCCGCAACGCGACGCTGAACCGCCACCGGCAGCTTCAGCAGACGAATCATGTTGGTCACGACGGGACGCGAACGTCCGATCCGATTGGCCAATTCTTCGTGGGTGACTTCGAACTCCTCGAGCAGCTGCTGATACGCCGCTGCCTCTTCGAGGGGGTTCAACTGCACTCGATGGATGTTCTCGAGGAGCGCGTCGCGCAGCATCGAGTCGTCATCTGTTTCACGAATGATCGCCGGAATCTTCTCCAGCCCGGCTTCCTGGCTCGCGCGCCAGCGACGCTCACCCATGACAAGTTGGTACTTGTCACCGTGACGACGGACCACGATCGGCTGCATCAAGCCGAACTCGCGGATCGAGTGAACCAACTCCGCGAGTGCTTCCTCGTCGAAAACGCTGCGAGGCTGCTTCGGGTTCGTCTCGATCAGGCTCGGTTCGATCTCGAGATAGACCGCGCCGGTCGGCTCGAGTTCGGTCTCCGGCTCAGCTTCCACCGGAGCCTTCGCAGCCGACGCCTTGGTGGCTTTCGGCGTTTTCGGGGCCGCTTTGGTCGGTGGGGGAGGGGAGGGGTTGCGCTTGTCGACGCCGATTACGACGTCCGCTGCAGCCGATCCCAGACCCGGCGCCGTGGCCGGCCCAGTGGGGATGAGAGCAGCCAAGCCGCGGCCCAATCCACCTTTGCGTGCTTGACTCATCTCACTGCTCCTGGGTCGTCGTGGTGGCAGAGCGGGCGGCAAGTTCACGGCCGGCGTCGAGATAACTCATGGCGCCACGTGAACCCGGGTCGTAGTCGAGAACTGTCATCCCGTATCCGGGAGCCTCGGACACCTTCACGCTGCGCGGAATCACAGCGCGCAGAACGGCCTCACCGAAGTGCTTGCGTACTTCTTCGGCGACCTGGTCGGCCAGCTTGGTGCGCCCGTCGTACATCGTCAGAAGGACGGTGGAGACATGCAGATCCGGGTTGAGATGAGCCTGGACGAGTTCGATGTTGCGGAGCAACTGACCGACCCCCTCGAGGGCGTAGTACTCGCACTGGATCGGGATCAGAACTTCCTTGGCAGCGACCATCGCGTTCACGGTCAGCAGTCCCAGCGAGGGCGGGCAGTCGATGAGGACGAAGTCGACGTCAAGCTCTGCGAGCACCTTGTCGTTGAGCGCGCCTTTGAGTCGATTCTCGCGGGCAACCATGGAGACCAATTCGATCTCGGCGCCCGCCAGATCGATCGTTGCCGGGATGCAGAGAAGGCGCTCACTGTGCGGGCTGGTCTGGATCGCCTCCGGGGCCTTCACTTCGCCTATGAGCAGCTCGTAGCTCGACGGGGTGCCCGAGGTATGGACGACGCCCAGAGCGGTGCTGGCGTTGCCCTGAGGGTCCAAATCGACCACAAGGACAGTGAGCCCTTGAAGAGCGAGCGCCGACGCAAGGTTCACCGTGGTCGTCGTCTTGCCGACGCCACCCTTCTGGTTCGCGATGGTGATCACGCGGCGGAACGCCGGCTTCGGCAGCGTAACCGAATGGGGATGAAGCACTTGGCTCGCTCGATGCGCGGCCGCCCCGATGGGGGTCTCCTCCGAGGAGATCGCCGCGTAGGGGGCGGTGAAATTGTCGTCGTCGTTGACGATCTGATCCGCACCCGCACTCGTGTGCTGCTTCGGTGTTTCACGTGAAACGGCGGATTCAGATCGACCCGACATTGACTGCTCCTTCGATTGGGAATCGATCACTAGGTGCTCTCATCATCTGTACATTGCTCTCGATTGCATGCGTGTAAATCATCAACGCTGGCGGCGCTTCGGGAGACGTTCGGCCTTCACCACAACAGTGGGGGTGCGGAGAATCTTGGCTCCGCATTCGAGTATTTCCAACTTACCTGCGCCCAACTTGGTGAGCGCCGTACGGTCTCGCTCGATCTCCTCGGCGGCGCTCGAACCCTTGAGTGCCAACATCCGGCCGTGCTCGTGAATGAGTGGGAGGGACCAACGTGCGAGCTTCTCGAGAGGCGCCACAGCTCGCGAGGTGACTACATCCGCGCCGCCCGCTTCCTTCACAACACCCGATTCCTCGGCTCGCCCTCGGACAACCAATACGTCCAATCCGTTGGACTCGATGAACTCCGCGAGGTACACCGAGCGTCGAAGCAACGGTTCGACCAGAGTCACCTTCAAGTCCGGGCGGGCGATTGCGAGAGGGATACCGGGTAGGCCGGCGCCGCTTCCAACGTCCACAACCGACTCGCCTTCGGCAATCAACTCACCGATGACGGCGCAATTGAGAAGGTGACGCTCCCACAGTCGAGGGACTTCACGGGGACCAATGAGCCCGCGCTCGACACCATCCGTCGCCAGGGATTGGTAATACCGTTCCGCGATCTCATATCTGTCACCGAACACTGCGCGCGCAGTCTCTTGTTCGTCCCAGTCAACCGACGCCGCACCATTCTGTTCCACGTGAAACATCCTCCCGCGTAAACCGCGAAATCAACAATCAAGACCGAAATCATTATCCGCTCTGGAGCCGACATGTGTTCGCTTCTGCACACCGACTCGCTGTGAGTCTGCCGACTCGTTCATTCTTTGGGAAGTTTTCGGCCCAAAATTCAAGCGGGGAAGGGGAGGGGTTCACGTTCCACGTGAAACATTGCGCTGAAAATTCTTCCAATTCTGACGCGTTTCACGTGAAACATGGCCGGGCGATCGAATGCAGATAGGAGCGCAATTCTTAGTATCATCACAGTGACGAAACTGCCATGGGTAGTTACATGGATGAAATTCTGACCCAAAAAGACCAATTTTCGATGAAAAAGTCGTTGCAAAAGATCGCCGACGTCGGACTGCAGAACGGACTCGGTCAGTCAGATCCTCTCTGTAGGTCGACTCGGAAAACAGACTTCGATTCCAGATCTCGGACAGCTTCGGTATCTCATCGCCGGTTGTTGCGAGCCATACATCCGTCGGCTTGACACCCCTGTTGCGGGAGACCGGAGACTTGGCATCGCAAACCGCGAATCAATCCAAGGAGCTTCGCACCACAGGATGCGCATGGAGAGTTCGCCTTCGATGTGGAGACCGGTGTCGGCGGGAAGATCAAAGTCGAGCAGGGGACCTGCCCGATGCGCAGGATGAATTCCTGCGCCTAGGCTCTGCGCGATTAAGATCCGCGCTTGGTGCGGGAGTTGTTGGACGGCAAAGACTACGACTACCCGTTGGTGCATACCGAACCCGGAACCAACAAGATCATCGCTCACGAGTTCGATCCGGGCACCGCGAAGTCCTTCCACCTCGTACAGCCCGGATCCGCCCTCATGACGAGACCAGCAGCGGGTGTGGGTGCGACGCCGATCGCACACCCCGCGAGTCAACCGAACTCAAGGCGGTCCCATGATTACCCCGACGCGGTCCGCAGTCTATGGACCGGAGCCCGTGTAGGCGATGTCGATTCCGGTTTGCTTGGCAAAGTAGTCGCCGCCGATCTCACCCCGAAGCCCGCAACAGCATCATCGACTTTGCGTGGCGACGAAGCCCATTCGATGTGATTGGTCCGATTCGTGTGAGGAGCGCACAAACCTGTTTCCGCACCGGGTGCGATCTCGCCGACCTCGATCGCTAGTCCTAGTCCTCGTACTCCGGTTCGGGCTCATCCACCCATGCCTGATACTTCGGACTCGTCAGTTGCAGGTGGATCGCGCGGGGGCTCATCCCGAGTTCGACGACCACTTTAGGCAGGTCCCACCGGATAGTTGCCTCAGGTCCGGGCTCGGAGTACGTGGGTATCGGAAGGACGGAAGTCAGTGCCGCAGTGAGATTCGCGAACCCTGCGTTCCGCAGCGGGCGCACCACTGTCATGGGCGTAGCATCATCTGCCACGTCCGTGACGAAGATCGAGATCCAATCCATTCTGTGTTGCCGCCCGAACATGTTCGCCTTCGGCCGGCAGACATGAAGGTTCGTTCGTATCGAGCCGCCACCTTGCCTGAGTTCGACGAGCTCCCATCGGGCTTGTGCGCAGAAGGGTTCCAGGTCGTCGACGGCCCAGGTCCAGTCGAATTCTGCGGCGAGGCGGGCAATCCGGGTGGCGCCCTCGATGTCGACGTGCATGTGCGGATGCTACTTCCTTCGTGATCGTTGTTGATGACGCCCCAATCCGGGGGCCGTCGAAGTGAGGGCTCGCGGGTTGTCGGTCATCGGATGCCAGCACCGAAGGTGACGACCTTGCCAGCAGGCCTGACGACATCAGGTCTGTGATCCATTGTGGCGGCAATCTGGGGCGGAGTTCGAGGGCTCGGGGCAACAACCATCGATCCGGTTTCACGTGAAACGAAGGCCGACTATTCCTCCTGGGGGAGGGGAGGGGCTCACATGTAGTACGGCATGTTGTCGATCGAATATCCGAACATGCACAGTGCACCCCCGACTAACAAGAAGGCAATCGCGAAGCTGAGCATGACCGGTCTCCCGGATCGCCAAGCCAATGCAAGTGGAATGAATACGACGGCGACTACTCCCAGCGGCAACGACCAGCAGAGCCAATACTTCAGACCGCCCGGCGGAAAGGACTGGACTTCCATTTTCTGCTGTAGTTCGAAGACCACGGGCCAATAGCTCAGGCCGCACACGAGCATCCCTATCAAGGCCCCAAGGGTCATCAATCCGAGAGGGAATCCGGAGCGCTCGTTGGACATGTCGACAACGATAGGCAGCGGACCTTCACCGTGCCGCCGGATTCGGTTTCACGTGAAACACCTCTCGGACACAAAAGCGGGCCCCGGAAAATCCGGGGCCCGCATTCGATCAAGGGGGAGTGTCAGTCCTTGAGGACAACCACTCGACGAGACGGCTCAGCGCCTTCGCTCTCGCTGGAAACACCGGCGACCTTGGCGACGGCGTCGTGCACGATCTTGCGTTCGAACGGCGTCATCGGAGCAAGCTCTTCGCGTTCGCCGGTCTCGAGAACACGCTGTGCAGCTTCCGCACCGAGAGCACTGAGTGCCTCGCGCCGGCCCGCACGCCACCCGGCGATGTCGAGCATCAAGCGGCTGCGCTCTCCGGTCGACTGCTGAACTGCCAGACGAGTCAGCTCCTGGAGAGCATCCAGAACCTCACCCTTGCGTCCCACGAGCTTGGTCAGGTCGTCGCCGCCGTCGATGCTGACGATCGCCCGATCGCCCTCGACGTCAAGGTCGATGTCTCCGTCGAAATCGAGAACGTCGAGCAACTGCTCGAGGTAGTCGCCGGCGATCTCGCCCTCTTCGATCAGGTCGTCATCGGAATCGTCGATGTCTACATCCACATCGGTAACCGGCGCAGTGGTCTCGGTGCTCACGTCTGCGTTCTCTCCATCCACAACGATGTCAGCTTCACTGGACATTGGTCGTTCTCTTTCCTGGATCAGCGCCGTTTATTGCGCTTGGGGGAGTTGCCGCGGTTGCTCTGTGGCCGGTTCTGTTTCGGTTTCGACGTGGAACCACCACTGGAACCCGAGGGCTTCGGCTGTGGCTTCTTGAGCGAAACTTCCGGGGCGTCACCGTCGTCGTCGGCTGAATCCGCGGTCTTCAGCGCAGCCGGAGATCCCTTCTTCTTGCTGGGATCAGGACGGGCACCGGGCTTGGGCGCATTGTCGTTGCGGCGAGTGATCGCTTCCTGCTTCTTGGCTTCTTCTTCCGCGTCGATCTTGCGGAAGACGAGGTGCTGCTGACCGTAGGTCCAGATGTTGTTCGACACCCAGTACAGGAGGATCGCGATCGGAAGGAACGGTCCACCGACCAGAACACCGAGCGGGAAGACGTACAGGGCGAGCTTGTTCATGATCGCGGACTGCGGGTTCGCGGCAGCTGCTTCGCTCTGACGGGCAACAGAAGCGCGTGAGTTGAAGTGCGTCGCGATGCTGGCGATGATCATCAGCGGAGCGGCCACGAGAATAATGTTCAGCCGTGACGGAAGCTCGGGAACGTTCTCGGTGACGTAGGCCTGAAGCTGCGCAACCGGCGTCGTGATTGCGGCCGAGATGGGCGCGCCGAACAGACGAGCATCCAGGAACGACTGGACGTCAGTGGCCGAGAAGACGTAGTTCGGGGTGTTGAGGTTGTCCTCGGCGCTCATGCCCAGCTGGCCCATGCCGGTGCCGGTGCGGTTGAACGAGCGCAGGACGTGGAACAGACCGATGAACACCGGAGCCTGAGCCAAGACCGGGAGACAGCCCATGATCGGGTTGAATCCGTGCTCCTTCTGGAGCTTCTGCATCTCGACGGCCTGGCGCTGACGGTCGCCCGAATACTTCTTCTGCAATGCCTTGATCTGTGGCTGCAGTTCCTGCATCTGACGCGTCGTGCGGACCTGCTTCACGAACGGCTTGTACAGAACCGCACGCAAGGTGAACACCAGGAACACCACGGAAAGCGCCCAGGCTATTCCGTTGTCCGGGCCGAGAATGAACCCGAAGACCTTGTGCCAGACCCACAGAATCGCGGATACCGGATAGTAGATGAAATTGAGCACGGCTCTAAGTACTCCTCTGTTCGTCCGTCGGACTGTGACACGCTGCGCGTGCTTCCGGACAGCTATGGCGGCTACCCGCATCACGGTCACGACGGGCAGGGACAGGGTCCCACCCTCCAGAATGCCAGGGGGCACACTTCGCCAACCGCACCACAGTCAAGAAAAGGCCTTTGATCGCCCCGTGAGTGCGCAGCGCTTCGACTGCGTATTCACTGCAGGTGGGGGTGAACCGGCAGGTCGGCATCCTCAAGGGCGACACATACGTCCGGTACAACTCGATACAGAAGATGAGAACAGTGGCGGGAGCGCGACGCACAGCCTTCAACACCGTGATGACACGGGAGGCTCTGGGAGTCTCGATCTGCTCAGAGAGCGGAGTACTCATGGCTCTTCACTTACCGACACCAATAGGTTCATTTTGGTCAGGCCCCCGCGCAACTGCTTGGCCAGTTCGGCTGAACTGGCGGTAGCTGCACCCGGAAGTGCGCGGATAACCACGTCTGTCTCCGGTGAAACCTGTCCGACGAAATCTGCACAGATATGACGAAGCCGGCGTGCGACTCGATGTCGAATCACCGCCGGCCCGACAGCCTTGCTCACGATCAGCCCGAACCGGGGACCGTGA encodes:
- the nox gene encoding 4,4'-dithiodibutanoate disulfide reductase, whose amino-acid sequence is MTTAPTPSIFEPARLGPLTLRNRIVKAATFEGVMPRGAVSDDLINFHAEVARGGAAMTTVAYCAVSPGGRVHRDTLVMDERALPGLRRLTDAVHAEGALAAAQIGHAGLVANTLSNKTKTLAPSTRLSPPAMGLVKGATLAELDGVVSDFERTARVAVDAGFDAIEVHLGHNYLLSSFMSPNLNKRHDRYGGSVAKRAEYPRRVVEAVRRAAGSSVAVTAKFNMSDGVPKGLWLDQSLPIAQILEADGHLDAMQLTGGSSLLNGMYFFRGEVPLAEFVASQPKLVGYGLKFYGPKLFPTYPFEEGFFLPFARQFRQALRMPLILLGGINRVDTIEHALDEGFEFVAMARALLRDPQLVNKFRAESVDEGLCIHCNKCMPTIYTGTRCVVRDALVVREAPRPAQ
- the yidC gene encoding membrane protein insertase YidC; the encoded protein is MLNFIYYPVSAILWVWHKVFGFILGPDNGIAWALSVVFLVFTLRAVLYKPFVKQVRTTRQMQELQPQIKALQKKYSGDRQRQAVEMQKLQKEHGFNPIMGCLPVLAQAPVFIGLFHVLRSFNRTGTGMGQLGMSAEDNLNTPNYVFSATDVQSFLDARLFGAPISAAITTPVAQLQAYVTENVPELPSRLNIILVAAPLMIIASIATHFNSRASVARQSEAAAANPQSAIMNKLALYVFPLGVLVGGPFLPIAILLYWVSNNIWTYGQQHLVFRKIDAEEEAKKQEAITRRNDNAPKPGARPDPSKKKGSPAALKTADSADDDGDAPEVSLKKPQPKPSGSSGGSTSKPKQNRPQSNRGNSPKRNKRR
- the yidD gene encoding membrane protein insertion efficiency factor YidD; the encoded protein is MSTPLSEQIETPRASRVITVLKAVRRAPATVLIFCIELYRTYVSPLRMPTCRFTPTCSEYAVEALRTHGAIKGLFLTVVRLAKCAPWHSGGWDPVPARRDRDAGSRHSCPEARAACHSPTDEQRST
- a CDS encoding DUF6301 family protein, yielding MHVDIEGATRIARLAAEFDWTWAVDDLEPFCAQARWELVELRQGGGSIRTNLHVCRPKANMFGRQHRMDWISIFVTDVADDATPMTVVRPLRNAGFANLTAALTSVLPIPTYSEPGPEATIRWDLPKVVVELGMSPRAIHLQLTSPKYQAWVDEPEPEYED
- the trxA gene encoding thioredoxin, with the translated sequence MSNTVTITDDSFKQDVLGSDKPVLVDFWATWCGPCKMVAPVLEEIAGENSEKLTVAKLDIDANPAAARDFQVMSIPTMILFKDGKPIKTIVGAKGKAALLKDLADVL
- a CDS encoding ParA family protein; its protein translation is MSGRSESAVSRETPKQHTSAGADQIVNDDDNFTAPYAAISSEETPIGAAAHRASQVLHPHSVTLPKPAFRRVITIANQKGGVGKTTTTVNLASALALQGLTVLVVDLDPQGNASTALGVVHTSGTPSSYELLIGEVKAPEAIQTSPHSERLLCIPATIDLAGAEIELVSMVARENRLKGALNDKVLAELDVDFVLIDCPPSLGLLTVNAMVAAKEVLIPIQCEYYALEGVGQLLRNIELVQAHLNPDLHVSTVLLTMYDGRTKLADQVAEEVRKHFGEAVLRAVIPRSVKVSEAPGYGMTVLDYDPGSRGAMSYLDAGRELAARSATTTTQEQ
- a CDS encoding N-acetylmuramoyl-L-alanine amidase; protein product: MHRLRHGDHGPAVAEIRGTLTKLGYLHHGTSGIRRESADGAHWVAPDAIFDHQLDSAVRAFQQQRGLLVDGIVGPATYRSLREASYRLGARTLIYQLSAPLYGDDVAALQAKLQDLGFYAGRVDGFFGPQTHESLSSFQREIGIAADGICGPQTLRSLELLGTRVTGGSPHAISEEELVRRKGPQLGGKRIVIDPGLGGPSTGTIVNGISEADILWDLAMRLEGRMAATGMETFLSRPHNADPSEAERALTSNAFDADLMISLRCDSNSSPSANGVASFHFGNSHGSVSMIGQVLTGFVQREIVARTPLRDCRTHGRTWELLRLTNMPTVQIDLGYLSNASDVAVLTNPRMRDTIAEAILISVKRLYLLGQDDQPTGTFTFAELLAEELSVADRIS
- a CDS encoding ParB/RepB/Spo0J family partition protein; translated protein: MSQARKGGLGRGLAALIPTGPATAPGLGSAAADVVIGVDKRNPSPPPPTKAAPKTPKATKASAAKAPVEAEPETELEPTGAVYLEIEPSLIETNPKQPRSVFDEEALAELVHSIREFGLMQPIVVRRHGDKYQLVMGERRWRASQEAGLEKIPAIIRETDDDSMLRDALLENIHRVQLNPLEEAAAYQQLLEEFEVTHEELANRIGRSRPVVTNMIRLLKLPVAVQRRVAAGVLSAGHARALLSLEAGADAQEVMAARIVAEGMSVRATEEAVTLANRADNEIAPPQKRKPIVMPGLQDVAERLSDSFDTRVTVSLGKRKGKIVVEFGSVDDLQRIVGMMEAQKSK
- the trxB gene encoding thioredoxin-disulfide reductase, yielding MTTQLENTPAVHDVIIVGSGPAGYTAGVYTARAELQPLLFEGTQFGGALMTTTEVENFPGFREGIMGPDLMEQMREQALRFDTDIRTEDVEEIDLSGPIKTVVANGETYAAHAIILAMGAAARYLGIPGEERLLGRGVSACATCDGFFFRDQDIVVVGGGDSAMEEATFLTRFARSVTLVHRREEFRASRIMLERAKANEKIRFLTNAEPVEVLGENSVTGLVVRDTVTGETSTLEITGMFVAIGHDPRSELVKGQVDLDDAGYVRVAPGSTATSVDGVFAAGDLVDHTYRQAITAAGTGCSAAIDAERWLADRGDITANTLDAAGHTVDVVGAP
- a CDS encoding protein jag — its product is MSSEADIVVDGENADVSTETTAPVTDVDVDIDDSDDDLIEEGEIAGDYLEQLLDVLDFDGDIDLDVEGDRAIVSIDGGDDLTKLVGRKGEVLDALQELTRLAVQQSTGERSRLMLDIAGWRAGRREALSALGAEAAQRVLETGEREELAPMTPFERKIVHDAVAKVAGVSSESEGAEPSRRVVVLKD
- the rsmG gene encoding 16S rRNA (guanine(527)-N(7))-methyltransferase RsmG, with the translated sequence MFHVEQNGAASVDWDEQETARAVFGDRYEIAERYYQSLATDGVERGLIGPREVPRLWERHLLNCAVIGELIAEGESVVDVGSGAGLPGIPLAIARPDLKVTLVEPLLRRSVYLAEFIESNGLDVLVVRGRAEESGVVKEAGGADVVTSRAVAPLEKLARWSLPLIHEHGRMLALKGSSAAEEIERDRTALTKLGAGKLEILECGAKILRTPTVVVKAERLPKRRQR